A single Strix aluco isolate bStrAlu1 chromosome 38, bStrAlu1.hap1, whole genome shotgun sequence DNA region contains:
- the PGLS gene encoding 6-phosphogluconolactonase, translating into MAAVPAMAAAAPRRVAVFPSPQALGPALARLVAERAAAADGRFSLGLSGGSLVGLLARDLPPALAAAAAPSRWLVAFCDERLVPPEHPESTAGAYGTQLLPRLLAPGPRVLAPAPGLPPAAAAADYAAQLRQAFPGQDVPVFDLLVLGLGPDGHTCSLFPGHPLLQEEEKIVAAITDSPKPPPERITLTLPVLNAARMVVFVATGEGKAAVLKRILEGGEEENPLPAARVRPRSGQLRWFLDEAAAKELTGPVEKHPDA; encoded by the exons ATGGCCGCCGTCCCCGCCatggccgccgccgcgccccgccgcgtcGCGGTGTTCCCGTCCCCGCAGGCGCTGGGCCCGGCCCTGGCGCGGCTGGTGGccgagcgggcggcggcggccgatGGGCGCTTCTCGCTGGGGCTCTCCGGGGGGAGCTTGGTGGGGCTCCTCGCCCGGGACCTGCCGCCCGCCctcgccgctgccgccgccccgtcCCGCTGGCTCGTGGCCTTCTGCGACGAGCGGCTGGTGCCGCCCGAGCACCCGGAAAGCACCGCCGGGGCCTACGGG ACCCAGCTGCTGCCGCGGCTGctcgccccggggccgcgggtgCTGGCCCCCGCCCCCgggctgccgcccgccgccgccgccgccgactACGCCGCGCAGCTCCGCCAG GCCTTCCCGGGCCAGGACGTGCCCGTCTTCgacctgctggtgctggggctcgGCCCGGACGGACACACCTGCTCGCTCTTCCCCGGGCACCCGCTGCTCCAG gaggaagagaaaatagtCGCCGCCATCACCGACTCCCCGAAGCCGCCGCCGGAGCGAATAACGTTGACGCTGCCGGTGCTGAACGCCGCGCGGATGGTCGTCTTCGTGGCCACGGGGGAGGGCAAAGCTGCCGTTTTAAAG CGCATTTtggaagggggggaggaggaaaaccCCCTCCCCGCCGCTCGTGTCCGGCCTCGCTCGGGGCAGCTGCGCTGGTTCCTGGACGAGGCGGCGGCCAAAGAACTGACCGGCCCCGTCGAGAAACATCCCGACGCGTAG
- the SLC27A1 gene encoding long-chain fatty acid transport protein 1 isoform X2: MHPAGVCAASLGSLGLLRFLGAPWSWSLAATLGVCLGSGGWRLLRLVFRTAPRDLFGLSVLLRVKYKLRSHQKAKSTIPKMFQAVVRRHPDKVALIYEATGEQWTFRQLDEYSNAVANYFYQQGFRLGDVIAIFMESRPEFVGLWLGMAKIGIEAALINFNLRLDSLVYCVTTSGAKAVIFGGELASAISEVNGMLGKNMAKFCSGDYNPGVVPVETRHLDPLLSTTSKSPPSQVPVKGLDDRLFYIYTSGTTGMPKAAIVVHSRYYRIAAFGYYAYRMRPEDVLYNCLPLYHSAGNIMGVGQCLIHGLTVVIRKKFSASRFWDDCAKYRCTIIQYIGEICRYLLNQPVRESETQHCVRLAVGNGLRPTIWEEFTKRFRIKQIGEFYGATECNCSIANLDGKVGACGFNSRILPNVYPIRLVKVNEDTMELIRDSGGLCIPCRPGEPGLLVGQINQQDPLRRFDGYVSQSATTKKIACNVLRKGDQAYLSGDVLVMDELGYMYFRDRSGDTFRWRGENVSTTEVEGTLSHILNQTDVAVYGVEVPGTFKIQKTRLQREGFDPHQTSDRLYFLDLKLGKYVPLDECLYERICSGKAAL, translated from the exons ATGCACCCGGCGGGGGTCTGCGCCGCCTCCCTcggctccctggggctgctgcgCTTCCTCGGCGCTCCCTGGTCCTGGAGCCTGGCCGCGACGTTGGGCGTCTGCCTGGGCAGCGGGGGATGGCGGCTGCTGCGCCTGGTCTTCAGGACGGCTCCGCGGGACCTCTT TGGCCTCTCGGTGCTGTTACGAGTCAAGTACAAGTTGCGAAGTCACCAAAAAGCCAAAAGCACCATCCCCAAGATGTTCCAGGCTGTGGTCCGCAGGCACCCTGACAAAGTGGCCCTGATCTACGAAGCCACCGGCGAGCAGTGGACCTTCAGGCAGCTGGACGAGTACTCCAACGCCGTGGCCAACTACTTCTACCAGCAAGGCTTCCGGCTGGGGGACGTCATTGCCATCTTCATGGAGAGCCGCCCCGAATTTGTTGGCCTGTGGTTAGGGATGGCAAAAATCGGCATCGAGGCGGCTCTGATCAACTTCAATTTGCGCTTGGATTCTCTGGTTTACTGCGTGACGACGTCGGGTGCGAAAGCCGTGATCTTCGGGGGGGAGCTGGCTTCAG CAATATCCGAGGTGAATGGGATGTTGGGGAAGAACATGGCAAAATTCTGCTCTGGTGACTATAACCCGGGGGTCGTTCCTGTGGAGACCAGACACCTCGATCCTCTGCTGAGTACCACGTCGAAGTCACCCCCGTCTCAGGTTCCAGTCAAAGGCTTGGATG ATCGGCTCTTCTACATCTACACTTCGGGAACGACGGGGATGCCCAAGGCTGCCATTGTGGTGCACAGCAG GTATTACCGTATCGCTGCCTTTGGTTACTACGCCTACAGAATGCGCCCAGAGGACGTCCTCTACAACTGCCTCCCTCTCTATCACTCCGCAG GGAACATCATGGGCGTGGGGCAGTGTCTGATCCACGGCCTCACCGTGGTGATCCGGAAGAAGTTCTCAGCCAGTCGCTTCTGGGACGACTGCGCCAAATACAGATGCACG ATTATTCAGTATATCGGGGAAATCTGCAGGTATCTTCTGAATCAGCCGGTCCGAGAGTCAGAAACCCAACACTGCGTGCGGCTGGCGGTGGGCAATGGTTTGAGACCCACCATCTGGGAGGAGTTCACCAAACGCTTCCGAATTAAGCAGATCGGAGAGTTCTACGGCGCCACAGAGTGCAACTGCAGCATTGCCAACCTGGAcgggaag GTGGGTGCCTGCGGTTTCAACAGCCGGATTTTGCCCAACGTGTATCCCATTCGCCTGGTGAAGGTAAACGAGGACACGATGGAGCTGATCCGGGATTCCGGGGGGCTCTGTATCCCCTGTCGCCCAG GAGAGCCGGGGTTGCTCGTCGGGCAGATAAACCAGCAGGACCCCCTGCGCCGCTTCGACGGCTACGTCAGCCAGAGCGCCACCACCAAGAAGATCGCTTGCAACGTGCTTCGGAAGGGGGACCAGGCCTACCTCTCAG gAGACGTGTTGGTGATGGATGAACTGGGCTACATGTACTTCAGAGATCGGAGCGGGGACACCTTCCGATGGCGGGGGGAGAACGTCTCCACCACGGAGGTGGAAGGAACCTTGAGTCACATCCTCAACCAGACGGACGTTGCGGTGTACGGAGTGGAAGTCCCAG GTACATTTAAGATTCAGAAAACCCGCTTACAGAGGGAAGGATTCGACCCCCACCAAACCTCGGATCGGTTGTATTTTTTGGATCTAAAGTTGGGAAAATACGTTCCTCTGGATGAATGCCTTTATGAAAGGATTTGTTCTGGAAAAGCTGCTTTATGA
- the SLC27A1 gene encoding long-chain fatty acid transport protein 1 isoform X1, with protein MHPAGVCAASLGSLGLLRFLGAPWSWSLAATLGVCLGSGGWRLLRLVFRTAPRDLFGLSVLLRVKYKLRSHQKAKSTIPKMFQAVVRRHPDKVALIYEATGEQWTFRQLDEYSNAVANYFYQQGFRLGDVIAIFMESRPEFVGLWLGMAKIGIEAALINFNLRLDSLVYCVTTSGAKAVIFGGELASAISEVNGMLGKNMAKFCSGDYNPGVVPVETRHLDPLLSTTSKSPPSQVPVKGLDDRLFYIYTSGTTGMPKAAIVVHSRYYRIAAFGYYAYRMRPEDVLYNCLPLYHSAGNIMGVGQCLIHGLTVVIRKKFSASRFWDDCAKYRCTIIQYIGEICRYLLNQPVRESETQHCVRLAVGNGLRPTIWEEFTKRFRIKQIGEFYGATECNCSIANLDGKVGACGFNSRILPNVYPIRLVKVNEDTMELIRDSGGLCIPCRPGEPGLLVGQINQQDPLRRFDGYVSQSATTKKIACNVLRKGDQAYLSGDVLVMDELGYMYFRDRSGDTFRWRGENVSTTEVEGTLSHILNQTDVAVYGVEVPGVEGKAGMAAIADPKAKVTPNVLYQELQKVLPPYARPVFLRLLPQVDTTGTFKIQKTRLQREGFDPHQTSDRLYFLDLKLGKYVPLDECLYERICSGKAAL; from the exons ATGCACCCGGCGGGGGTCTGCGCCGCCTCCCTcggctccctggggctgctgcgCTTCCTCGGCGCTCCCTGGTCCTGGAGCCTGGCCGCGACGTTGGGCGTCTGCCTGGGCAGCGGGGGATGGCGGCTGCTGCGCCTGGTCTTCAGGACGGCTCCGCGGGACCTCTT TGGCCTCTCGGTGCTGTTACGAGTCAAGTACAAGTTGCGAAGTCACCAAAAAGCCAAAAGCACCATCCCCAAGATGTTCCAGGCTGTGGTCCGCAGGCACCCTGACAAAGTGGCCCTGATCTACGAAGCCACCGGCGAGCAGTGGACCTTCAGGCAGCTGGACGAGTACTCCAACGCCGTGGCCAACTACTTCTACCAGCAAGGCTTCCGGCTGGGGGACGTCATTGCCATCTTCATGGAGAGCCGCCCCGAATTTGTTGGCCTGTGGTTAGGGATGGCAAAAATCGGCATCGAGGCGGCTCTGATCAACTTCAATTTGCGCTTGGATTCTCTGGTTTACTGCGTGACGACGTCGGGTGCGAAAGCCGTGATCTTCGGGGGGGAGCTGGCTTCAG CAATATCCGAGGTGAATGGGATGTTGGGGAAGAACATGGCAAAATTCTGCTCTGGTGACTATAACCCGGGGGTCGTTCCTGTGGAGACCAGACACCTCGATCCTCTGCTGAGTACCACGTCGAAGTCACCCCCGTCTCAGGTTCCAGTCAAAGGCTTGGATG ATCGGCTCTTCTACATCTACACTTCGGGAACGACGGGGATGCCCAAGGCTGCCATTGTGGTGCACAGCAG GTATTACCGTATCGCTGCCTTTGGTTACTACGCCTACAGAATGCGCCCAGAGGACGTCCTCTACAACTGCCTCCCTCTCTATCACTCCGCAG GGAACATCATGGGCGTGGGGCAGTGTCTGATCCACGGCCTCACCGTGGTGATCCGGAAGAAGTTCTCAGCCAGTCGCTTCTGGGACGACTGCGCCAAATACAGATGCACG ATTATTCAGTATATCGGGGAAATCTGCAGGTATCTTCTGAATCAGCCGGTCCGAGAGTCAGAAACCCAACACTGCGTGCGGCTGGCGGTGGGCAATGGTTTGAGACCCACCATCTGGGAGGAGTTCACCAAACGCTTCCGAATTAAGCAGATCGGAGAGTTCTACGGCGCCACAGAGTGCAACTGCAGCATTGCCAACCTGGAcgggaag GTGGGTGCCTGCGGTTTCAACAGCCGGATTTTGCCCAACGTGTATCCCATTCGCCTGGTGAAGGTAAACGAGGACACGATGGAGCTGATCCGGGATTCCGGGGGGCTCTGTATCCCCTGTCGCCCAG GAGAGCCGGGGTTGCTCGTCGGGCAGATAAACCAGCAGGACCCCCTGCGCCGCTTCGACGGCTACGTCAGCCAGAGCGCCACCACCAAGAAGATCGCTTGCAACGTGCTTCGGAAGGGGGACCAGGCCTACCTCTCAG gAGACGTGTTGGTGATGGATGAACTGGGCTACATGTACTTCAGAGATCGGAGCGGGGACACCTTCCGATGGCGGGGGGAGAACGTCTCCACCACGGAGGTGGAAGGAACCTTGAGTCACATCCTCAACCAGACGGACGTTGCGGTGTACGGAGTGGAAGTCCCAG GGGTGGAGGGCAAGGCAGGGATGGCGGCCATCGCCGATCCCAAGGCCAAGGTCACCCCCAACGTCCTGTACCAGGAGCTGCAGAAGGTTTTGCCTCCCTACGCCCGACCCGTCTTCCTCCGGCTCCTGCCCCAGGTTGACACCACAG GTACATTTAAGATTCAGAAAACCCGCTTACAGAGGGAAGGATTCGACCCCCACCAAACCTCGGATCGGTTGTATTTTTTGGATCTAAAGTTGGGAAAATACGTTCCTCTGGATGAATGCCTTTATGAAAGGATTTGTTCTGGAAAAGCTGCTTTATGA
- the NXNL1 gene encoding nucleoredoxin-like protein 1, with translation MAALFTGKILMANRERDEVETERELGRALENKVLLLYFGSGQCPRCRQFSPLLKDFFVRLTDEFYVERASQLVLVYVSRDETQQQQSAFLRTMPRRWLAVPFGDAFKRELELRFGVSEVPAVVVLKPNGEVIAGNAVEEIRRLGPACFRNWQEAAELVDRNFLLAEDFDDWTSRSITDPIRRLKYKLDKKTEAKNEERREEGEEAS, from the exons ATGGCCGCCCTCTTCACCGGGAAGATCCTGATGGCCAACCGGGAGCGGGACGAGGTGGAAACGGAGCGGGAGCTGGGCCGGGCGCTGGAGAACAAGGTGCTGCTGCTCTACTTCGGGTCCGGGCAGTGCCCGCGGTGCCGGCAGTTTTCTCCGCTCCTCAAAGATTTTTTCGTGCGGTTGACGGACGAGTTTTACGTGGAACGAGCTTCGCAGCTGGTGCTGGTGTACGTGTCCCGCGACGAGacgcagcagcagcagagcgCGTTCCTGAGGACCATGCCGAGGCGCTGGCTGGCCGTGCCTTTCGGGGACGCCTTCAAAAG GGAGCTGGAGCTGCGCTTTGGCGTGTCCGAGGTGCCGGCGGTGGTGGTGCTGAAGCCCAACGGGGAGGTCATCGCTGGAAACGCCGTGGAGGAAATCCGGCGCTTGGGCCCCGCTTGCTTCCGAAACTGGCAGGAGGCTGCCGAGCTGGTAGACCGAAATTTTCTCTTAGCGGAGGATTTTGATGACTGGACCAGTAGAAGCATCACCGACCCCATCCGCCGCCTCAAGTACAAGCTGGACAAGAAAACGGAGGCGAAGAacgaggaaaggagagaggaaggtgaAGAGGCTTCTTAG